One genomic window of Streptomyces sp. NBC_00513 includes the following:
- a CDS encoding Twin-arginine translocation pathway signal encodes MAAAIARSRRAAIKKEAAGIRMRCQRERLDTEQTAAEIRRALPEVQQLEAWRLALGWSRAETITQVKALYVADGLLPRSLSDPMLCRWEHNPIERPDREYTVMLCRAYGATPAQLGLGFLEQVFPEHELSTVIRYGRPETDTCSAGAREMVVHMTTAAGLPAVRESLQLALLADPHGSTEVTELAEAAVEHYAFTYPKHPAYLLFEEVRAARGLLTDCLVTGHVHEQVAGGLHRNVGWLSALMGNLAFHLDDHTGARAHLATATTYGTRTGDERLTAWALGAQSMVARAENRYENALAYAERAVAHAPAGLPKAQAHAWAQLTSLAGLGREQEADTALASAARELEADPVGFAPGRFGFDAAEYTLHQAESAIALGHHNRARSAAETSIVATATATPGWAAATLVLAQAEAPTQPADAAQRALDVLARVPAARLRSTSRARLASLDKVLAGVSATGVGDLHERVRVLVPLIDIQGNATT; translated from the coding sequence ATGGCCGCCGCCATCGCCCGCTCACGCCGCGCCGCCATCAAGAAAGAGGCAGCCGGCATCCGGATGCGCTGCCAGCGCGAACGCCTCGACACCGAACAGACCGCCGCCGAGATCCGCCGCGCCCTGCCCGAGGTGCAGCAGTTGGAGGCCTGGCGGCTCGCGCTGGGCTGGTCCCGTGCCGAGACCATCACCCAGGTCAAGGCCCTGTACGTCGCCGACGGGTTGTTACCGCGCAGCCTGTCCGACCCGATGCTGTGCCGGTGGGAACACAACCCCATCGAGCGACCCGACCGCGAGTACACCGTCATGCTCTGCCGCGCCTACGGCGCCACCCCTGCCCAGCTCGGCCTGGGCTTCCTCGAACAAGTCTTTCCGGAGCACGAGTTGTCCACCGTGATCCGGTACGGTCGGCCCGAGACCGACACGTGCAGCGCTGGCGCACGGGAAATGGTGGTGCACATGACCACAGCCGCCGGCCTTCCGGCCGTCCGCGAATCCCTCCAGCTCGCCCTCCTCGCCGACCCCCACGGCAGCACCGAGGTCACCGAGCTGGCGGAGGCGGCCGTCGAGCACTACGCGTTCACCTACCCCAAGCACCCCGCCTACCTCCTGTTCGAGGAAGTACGGGCCGCCCGCGGGCTGCTCACCGACTGCCTGGTCACCGGCCACGTCCACGAGCAGGTCGCGGGCGGACTGCACCGCAACGTCGGCTGGCTCTCGGCCCTGATGGGGAACCTGGCCTTCCACCTCGACGACCACACCGGCGCCCGCGCCCACCTGGCCACTGCCACCACGTACGGCACCCGCACCGGCGACGAACGGCTGACCGCCTGGGCCCTCGGCGCGCAGAGCATGGTCGCCCGCGCCGAGAACCGCTACGAGAACGCCCTGGCCTACGCCGAGCGCGCCGTCGCCCACGCCCCCGCCGGCCTACCGAAAGCACAGGCACACGCCTGGGCGCAGCTGACGTCCCTCGCCGGTCTCGGCCGGGAACAGGAGGCCGACACCGCTCTCGCCTCGGCCGCCCGTGAACTCGAAGCCGACCCGGTGGGGTTCGCCCCAGGTCGGTTCGGGTTCGACGCCGCCGAGTACACCCTCCACCAGGCCGAGTCGGCCATCGCCCTCGGCCACCACAACCGCGCGCGTTCTGCGGCCGAAACGTCCATCGTGGCCACTGCCACGGCCACCCCCGGCTGGGCCGCGGCCACCCTGGTGCTCGCGCAGGCCGAGGCACCCACCCAGCCGGCGGATGCCGCTCAACGAGCCCTGGACGTCCTCGCCCGCGTCCCCGCAGCCCGGCTGCGCTCGACGTCACGCGCCCGTCTCGCCAGTCTCGACAAAGTCCTGGCTGG